In Lacibacter sp. H375, one DNA window encodes the following:
- a CDS encoding vanadium-dependent haloperoxidase produces the protein MKKTIFKGILLYTSIFSVLVACQKATPFQTQNQYSSEVATSWMNLYLRLTKVTPGFNSVVATRAYAYAGLALYESVAQGNKNLQSIMPQLNDAPSIPAIQNEKKYYWPASANAAMASITKKLFGNASAAMVTVIDSLENDWNNRFQNKATAEEVQLATAFGKQVATIIFDWSKTDGGHEAYNNTTSASYVPPTGAGMWVPTPPAFGKPLHPYWGNNRSFIKNIVTETQPAPPVAFSTQPGSAFFNEVKHLFDLSKQLSGSDSVTVKFWGDIPGNYNAPTHATNIVTQLVLRKNLSLHDAAILYCKHGIAYSDALISSFKAKYQYNLLRPVSYIRAVFEETNWNPVIPTPPHPEYASNHAVISSAAAQILAARFGNNYMFTDSTYDVEYGTRVYASFQKYAEEAAMSRVLGGIHYHFTAVSGMEQGMKVGNRVNQLVFLK, from the coding sequence ATGAAAAAAACAATCTTTAAAGGCATCCTGTTGTACACTTCTATATTCAGTGTATTGGTTGCCTGTCAAAAAGCAACCCCCTTTCAAACGCAAAATCAATATAGTTCAGAAGTTGCCACATCATGGATGAACCTGTATTTGCGTTTGACCAAAGTAACACCCGGGTTTAATTCTGTTGTAGCTACACGTGCTTATGCATATGCCGGTTTGGCTTTATATGAATCAGTAGCACAGGGTAACAAGAATTTACAATCGATCATGCCGCAATTGAACGATGCACCTTCGATACCTGCTATACAAAATGAAAAGAAATACTATTGGCCGGCTAGTGCAAATGCAGCAATGGCAAGCATCACCAAAAAATTATTTGGCAACGCATCTGCAGCAATGGTTACAGTAATTGACTCTCTTGAAAATGATTGGAACAACCGTTTTCAAAACAAAGCAACGGCTGAAGAAGTACAACTTGCAACAGCATTTGGCAAACAGGTTGCAACAATCATTTTCGATTGGTCAAAAACAGATGGTGGACATGAAGCGTATAACAATACCACATCAGCTTCTTACGTACCTCCTACAGGTGCGGGAATGTGGGTGCCAACGCCACCTGCATTTGGAAAGCCATTACATCCGTACTGGGGCAACAACAGGAGTTTTATCAAAAACATTGTTACAGAAACACAACCTGCGCCGCCTGTTGCATTTTCAACACAACCCGGAAGTGCTTTCTTTAATGAGGTGAAACATTTGTTTGATCTGTCGAAACAATTATCCGGCAGCGATTCTGTTACAGTAAAATTTTGGGGCGATATACCAGGCAACTACAATGCACCTACACATGCAACCAATATTGTAACACAGCTGGTGCTTCGTAAAAATTTATCGCTGCATGATGCCGCCATTCTTTATTGCAAACATGGTATTGCTTACAGTGATGCATTGATCTCGTCATTCAAAGCGAAATACCAGTATAATCTTTTACGTCCGGTTTCTTACATACGAGCAGTTTTTGAAGAAACGAACTGGAACCCGGTTATTCCTACACCGCCACATCCGGAATATGCATCTAACCATGCAGTCATTTCATCTGCGGCAGCACAGATTCTTGCAGCAAGGTTTGGAAACAATTACATGTTTACCGATAGCACTTATGATGTTGAATATGGAACACGTGTGTACGCATCATTTCAGAAATATGCTGAAGAAGCAGCCATGTCAAGAGTGCTTGGTGGTATTCATTATCATTTTACAGCAGTATCAGGCATGGAACAAGGAATGAAAGTAGGCAACCGTGTCAATCAACTTGTCTTTTTAAAATAA